A section of the Streptomyces sp. SCL15-4 genome encodes:
- the ddaH gene encoding dimethylargininase, which translates to MPSKKALVRRPSPRLADGLVTHVAREQVDVGLAVEQWEAYVAALRAHGWETVEVEPADDCPDSVFVEDTVVMFRNVALITRPGAAVRRAETAGVEEAVASLGCSVNWIWDPGTLDGGDVLKVGDTVYVGRSGRTNAAGVQQVRAAFEPLGARVVAVPVSKVLHLKSAVTALPDGTVIGHIPRVDRPSLFPNFLSVPEESGAHVVLLGGGKLLMAASAPRTAELLSDLGHDVVTVDISEFEKLEGCVTCLSVRLRELYT; encoded by the coding sequence GTGCCCAGCAAGAAGGCCCTCGTCCGCCGCCCCAGCCCCCGCCTCGCCGACGGCCTGGTGACGCACGTCGCGCGGGAGCAGGTCGACGTGGGGCTCGCCGTCGAGCAGTGGGAGGCCTATGTGGCGGCCCTGCGCGCGCACGGCTGGGAGACGGTCGAGGTCGAACCGGCCGACGACTGCCCGGACTCGGTGTTCGTCGAGGACACCGTCGTCATGTTCCGGAACGTCGCGCTGATCACCCGCCCGGGCGCCGCCGTCCGGCGCGCGGAGACCGCCGGCGTGGAGGAGGCCGTGGCGAGCCTCGGCTGCTCGGTGAACTGGATCTGGGACCCGGGCACGCTGGACGGCGGTGACGTCCTCAAGGTCGGCGACACCGTGTACGTCGGCCGGAGCGGGCGCACCAACGCGGCCGGTGTGCAGCAGGTGCGGGCGGCCTTCGAGCCGCTGGGCGCCCGCGTGGTGGCCGTACCGGTGAGCAAGGTGCTGCACCTGAAGTCGGCGGTGACCGCGCTGCCCGACGGCACGGTGATCGGGCACATCCCGCGAGTGGACCGGCCGTCGCTGTTCCCGAACTTCCTGTCGGTGCCGGAGGAGTCCGGAGCGCATGTGGTGCTGCTGGGCGGCGGCAAGCTGCTGATGGCCGCGAGCGCGCCGCGGACGGCGGAGCTGCTGAGCGATCTCGGCCACGACGTGGTGACGGTCGACATCAGCGAGTTCGAGAAGCTGGAGGGCTGTGTGACCTGTCTCTCCGTACGCCTGCGGGAGTTGTACACCTGA
- a CDS encoding ATP-dependent DNA ligase: protein MDLPVMPPVKPMLAKSVAKIPPGMHYEAKWDGFRSIVFRDGAEVELGSRTGKPLTRYFPELVEALKERVPERCVLDGEIVIARGGRLDFDALTERIHPAASRVRTLAERNPASFVAFDLLALDDHALLDVPLTDRRALLDRALADAAPPVHVAPSTTDIEVARRWFEQFEGAGLDGVVAKPPGLRYLQDERAMFKVKHERTADVVVAGYRLHKSGPVVGSLLLGLYDERGRLQHVGVSAAFSMKRRAELVEELRPLRMDDVAGHPWAAWTDEAAHETARLPGAPSRWSGRKDLSWVPLRPERVAEVAYDHMENGQRFRHTARFRRWRPDRTPEGCTYAQLEEPVRYDLAEVLGERS, encoded by the coding sequence ATGGATCTGCCCGTCATGCCGCCCGTGAAACCCATGCTCGCCAAGTCGGTGGCGAAGATCCCGCCGGGCATGCACTACGAGGCGAAGTGGGACGGCTTCCGGTCGATCGTGTTCCGCGACGGAGCCGAGGTCGAGTTGGGCAGTCGCACCGGCAAGCCGCTGACCAGGTATTTTCCCGAGCTGGTCGAGGCCCTGAAGGAGCGCGTGCCCGAGCGGTGCGTGCTGGACGGGGAGATCGTGATCGCGCGCGGCGGGCGGCTGGACTTCGACGCGCTGACCGAGCGCATCCATCCGGCGGCCTCCCGGGTGCGGACGCTGGCCGAGAGGAACCCGGCGTCCTTCGTCGCCTTCGACCTGCTGGCCCTGGACGACCACGCCCTGCTCGACGTGCCCCTCACCGACCGCCGTGCCCTGCTGGACCGGGCCCTCGCGGACGCGGCCCCGCCGGTGCACGTGGCTCCCTCGACGACCGACATCGAGGTGGCCCGGCGGTGGTTCGAGCAGTTCGAGGGCGCCGGTCTGGACGGGGTCGTGGCCAAGCCGCCCGGCCTGCGCTACCTCCAGGACGAGCGGGCCATGTTCAAGGTCAAGCACGAGCGGACGGCGGACGTCGTCGTCGCCGGGTACCGGCTGCACAAGAGCGGCCCGGTGGTGGGCTCGCTGCTGCTGGGGCTGTACGACGAGCGGGGCCGGCTCCAGCACGTCGGCGTGTCGGCCGCCTTCTCCATGAAGCGGCGCGCCGAACTGGTGGAGGAACTCCGGCCGCTGCGGATGGACGATGTCGCCGGGCACCCGTGGGCCGCCTGGACGGACGAGGCGGCGCACGAGACGGCGCGGCTGCCGGGCGCGCCGAGCCGCTGGTCCGGGAGGAAGGACCTGTCCTGGGTGCCGCTGCGGCCGGAGCGGGTGGCCGAGGTGGCCTACGACCACATGGAGAACGGGCAGCGGTTCCGGCACACGGCCCGCTTCCGCCGCTGGCGGCCGGACCGTACGCCGGAGGGCTGCACCTACGCCCAGCTGGAGGAGCCGGTGCGCTACGACCTGGCGGAGGTGCTCGGCGAGAGATCGTGA
- a CDS encoding SsgA family sporulation/cell division regulator: protein MSTVIEQPVEARLVAAAPRMPSIPATLRYDRRDPFAVRMTFPAPATLEGVEVCWTFSRELLTAGLEGPEGQGDVRVRPYGYDRTVLEFHAPEGTAIVHVRSGEIRRFLEAADALVPAGREHLQLDLDHGLAELMRDAC, encoded by the coding sequence TTGTCCACCGTCATCGAGCAGCCGGTAGAGGCCCGTCTCGTCGCCGCCGCACCGCGCATGCCGAGCATTCCCGCGACGTTGCGCTACGACCGGCGCGACCCGTTCGCGGTCCGCATGACCTTTCCGGCGCCGGCCACCCTGGAGGGTGTCGAGGTGTGCTGGACCTTCTCCCGTGAGCTGCTGACGGCCGGTCTCGAAGGGCCCGAGGGCCAGGGCGACGTCCGGGTGCGGCCGTACGGGTACGACCGCACGGTGCTGGAGTTCCACGCCCCGGAGGGCACCGCGATCGTGCATGTGCGTTCGGGCGAGATACGGCGGTTCCTCGAGGCGGCGGACGCACTGGTCCCCGCCGGCCGGGAGCACCTCCAGCTCGACCTGGACCACGGTCTCGCCGAGCTGATGCGGGACGCCTGCTGA
- a CDS encoding LacI family DNA-binding transcriptional regulator, which translates to MTEAVSRPTLEAVAARAGVSRATVSRVVNGGDGVREPLAERVRRAVEELGYVPNQAARSLVTRRHDAVAVVVAEPETRVFADPFFALQLRGISKELTAHDNQLVLLLTEGRADHARVARYLAGGHVDGALVFSLHLDDPLPGLIRDAGVPTVFGGRPHWGTGPGTEDPGVVYVDCDNRGGARAAVRHLLDLGRRRVAHLTGALDQTSAVDRLDGYRDAVADVPGAGDPRLVVESDFTPAGGERAMRELLDRCPDVDAVFAANDLTALGALRVLRERGRRVPEDVAVAGFDDMAPVAEQTDPPLTTVRQDIEGMGRLMARLLLEGLSEVRDRERTTAGVPGTAGRSVILPTTLVRRASA; encoded by the coding sequence GTGACCGAGGCAGTGTCGCGTCCCACCCTGGAGGCCGTGGCCGCGCGGGCCGGGGTGTCCCGGGCCACGGTGTCCCGGGTGGTCAACGGCGGCGACGGGGTCCGCGAGCCGCTGGCCGAGCGGGTCCGGCGGGCCGTGGAGGAGCTGGGCTACGTCCCCAACCAGGCCGCGCGCAGCCTGGTCACCCGCCGCCACGACGCCGTCGCGGTCGTCGTCGCCGAACCCGAGACCCGGGTCTTCGCCGATCCCTTCTTCGCGCTCCAGCTGCGCGGCATCAGCAAGGAGCTGACCGCGCACGACAACCAGCTGGTGCTGCTGCTCACCGAGGGACGCGCCGACCACGCGCGCGTGGCCCGCTATCTCGCCGGCGGCCATGTCGACGGCGCGCTCGTCTTCTCCCTGCACCTGGACGATCCGCTGCCCGGCCTCATACGCGACGCCGGCGTGCCCACCGTGTTCGGCGGGCGCCCGCACTGGGGCACCGGCCCCGGGACGGAGGACCCCGGCGTGGTGTACGTCGACTGCGACAACCGGGGCGGGGCCCGCGCGGCGGTACGGCATCTGCTGGACCTCGGCCGCCGGCGTGTCGCCCACTTGACCGGGGCGCTGGACCAGACGTCGGCGGTGGACCGGCTCGACGGCTACCGGGACGCCGTCGCCGACGTGCCCGGCGCCGGCGATCCCCGGCTGGTCGTGGAGAGCGACTTCACCCCGGCCGGCGGTGAACGGGCGATGCGCGAACTCCTCGACCGCTGCCCGGACGTCGACGCCGTGTTCGCGGCCAACGACCTCACCGCGCTCGGTGCCCTGCGGGTGCTGCGCGAGCGCGGCAGACGTGTGCCCGAGGACGTGGCGGTGGCCGGCTTCGACGACATGGCGCCGGTCGCCGAGCAGACCGATCCGCCGCTGACGACGGTACGTCAGGACATCGAGGGAATGGGCCGGCTGATGGCCCGCCTGCTGCTGGAGGGCCTGTCCGAGGTCCGGGACCGGGAGCGTACGACGGCCGGCGTCCCGGGCACGGCGGGCAGGAGCGTGATCCTGCCGACGACCCTGGTACGCCGCGCCTCCGCGTGA
- a CDS encoding YciI family protein produces MFVLELNYTAPLDAVDAVLPDHVAWLERQYDKGLFLASGRKNPRDGGVILAVAGNRAEIEETVATDPFVVAGVCSYRVIEFLATKTAPELERHRQTLG; encoded by the coding sequence ATGTTCGTCCTCGAGCTGAACTACACCGCGCCCCTCGATGCCGTGGACGCCGTCCTGCCCGACCATGTGGCCTGGCTGGAGCGGCAGTACGACAAGGGCCTGTTCCTGGCCTCCGGACGCAAGAACCCCCGCGACGGCGGGGTGATCCTGGCCGTCGCGGGGAACCGCGCCGAGATCGAGGAGACCGTCGCCACCGACCCGTTCGTGGTCGCCGGCGTCTGCTCCTACCGCGTCATCGAGTTCCTCGCCACGAAGACGGCCCCCGAACTGGAGCGCCACCGGCAGACCCTCGGCTGA
- a CDS encoding ABC-F family ATP-binding cassette domain-containing protein, which produces MSASLTCTSLSFAWPDGTVVFDGLDIAFGPGRTGLVGVNGSGKSTLLRLLAGELVPADGTVRTTGEIGYLPQNVTLDTALRVDQALGIAERRAALHAIEAGDVAEQHFETVGDDWDVEERALATLGELGLGHIGLDRTVGEVSGGESVLLRLAALLLRRPGILLLDEPTNNLDLYARRRLCQAVAAWPGILVVVSHDRELLDLVDQIADLRAGEVTWYGGNFSAYEEALAVEQEAAERMVRVAEADVRKQKRELADARMKLARRKRYGQKMWDSKREPKIVMGARKRAAQESAGKHRILHEERLAGARERLDEAVEAVRDDDEIRVELPYTAVPPGRQVLTLENLETACHARVPGILDLRGPERIALVGRNGSGKTTLLRTVAGRLAPLAGTVTAHVPLRFLPQRLDVLDDGLSVAENVARFAPDATNNRIRARLARFLFRGARADQKAATLSGGERFRAALAALLLAEPAPQLLLLDEPTNNLDMASVRQLTQALESYEGALLVASHDLPFLESIGITRWLLMEEGRLTETTPQSLTEPP; this is translated from the coding sequence ATGTCCGCTTCCCTCACCTGTACCTCCCTGTCCTTCGCCTGGCCCGACGGCACCGTCGTCTTCGACGGCCTGGACATCGCCTTCGGTCCCGGCCGGACCGGGCTCGTCGGCGTCAACGGATCGGGGAAGTCCACCCTGCTCAGGCTGCTGGCCGGGGAACTCGTCCCGGCCGACGGCACCGTCAGGACGACCGGCGAGATCGGCTACCTCCCGCAGAACGTCACCCTCGACACCGCGCTCCGCGTCGACCAGGCCCTCGGCATCGCCGAGCGGCGGGCCGCCCTGCACGCCATCGAGGCGGGCGACGTGGCCGAGCAGCACTTCGAGACCGTCGGCGACGACTGGGACGTCGAGGAGCGCGCCCTGGCCACCCTCGGCGAACTCGGCCTCGGCCACATCGGCCTGGACCGGACCGTCGGCGAGGTGTCCGGCGGCGAGTCGGTGCTGCTGCGGCTCGCCGCGCTGCTGCTGCGCCGCCCCGGCATCCTGCTGCTCGACGAACCCACCAACAACCTCGACCTGTACGCGCGCCGGCGCCTGTGCCAGGCCGTCGCCGCCTGGCCGGGCATCCTGGTCGTGGTCAGCCACGACCGGGAGCTGCTGGACCTGGTCGACCAGATCGCGGACCTGCGCGCGGGCGAGGTCACCTGGTACGGCGGCAACTTCTCGGCCTACGAGGAGGCACTGGCCGTGGAGCAGGAGGCGGCCGAACGCATGGTGCGCGTCGCCGAGGCCGATGTGCGCAAGCAGAAGCGGGAACTGGCCGACGCCCGGATGAAACTGGCCCGCCGCAAGCGGTACGGCCAGAAGATGTGGGACTCCAAGCGCGAACCGAAGATCGTCATGGGTGCGCGCAAACGCGCCGCCCAGGAGTCCGCCGGCAAGCACCGCATCCTGCACGAGGAGCGGCTCGCCGGGGCCAGGGAACGGCTGGACGAGGCGGTGGAGGCGGTACGGGACGACGACGAGATCCGCGTCGAGCTGCCGTACACGGCCGTGCCGCCCGGCCGTCAGGTGCTCACCCTGGAGAACCTGGAGACGGCCTGCCACGCGCGCGTGCCGGGCATCCTCGATCTGCGCGGCCCGGAGCGGATCGCGCTCGTCGGCCGCAACGGTTCCGGCAAGACGACGCTGCTGCGGACCGTCGCCGGCCGGCTGGCGCCGCTGGCCGGCACGGTGACGGCGCACGTTCCGCTCCGGTTCCTGCCGCAGCGGCTGGACGTGCTGGACGACGGCCTGTCGGTGGCGGAGAACGTGGCCAGGTTCGCGCCGGACGCCACCAACAACCGGATCCGGGCCCGTCTCGCCCGCTTCCTGTTCCGTGGCGCCCGGGCCGATCAGAAGGCGGCCACGCTCTCGGGCGGCGAGCGTTTCCGGGCGGCCCTGGCCGCGCTGCTGCTCGCCGAGCCCGCGCCGCAGCTGCTGCTGCTCGACGAGCCGACGAACAACCTCGACATGGCCAGCGTCCGGCAGCTGACCCAGGCCCTGGAGTCGTACGAGGGCGCGCTGCTGGTCGCCAGTCACGACCTGCCGTTCCTGGAGTCGATCGGGATCACACGGTGGCTGCTGATGGAGGAAGGGAGGCTGACGGAGACGACACCACAGTCCCTCACGGAACCGCCGTGA
- a CDS encoding WhiB family transcriptional regulator, whose amino-acid sequence MHFDTMTPADETWQAQALCAQTGPDFFFPEPGSSVREAKRICALCELRPACLQYALAHDERFGVWGGLSEKERLALRRTAR is encoded by the coding sequence ATGCACTTCGACACCATGACCCCGGCCGACGAAACCTGGCAGGCACAGGCCCTGTGCGCACAGACCGGGCCGGACTTCTTCTTCCCCGAGCCCGGCAGCTCGGTGCGCGAGGCGAAGCGCATCTGCGCACTGTGCGAGCTGCGCCCGGCCTGTCTGCAGTACGCGCTCGCCCACGACGAGCGGTTCGGTGTCTGGGGCGGCCTGTCGGAGAAGGAACGCCTCGCCCTCCGGCGCACCGCCCGCTGA
- a CDS encoding acyl-ACP desaturase, which translates to MTITSPHLGSPSVWTDARLLYALEEVVENELNRHLKVAKDWMPHEYVPWSDARNFPGLFEDGEAWEKGQSKVTEVGRIALVVNLLTEDNLPSYHHEIATLFGRDGAWGTWVHRWTAEEGRHGIVMRDYLLASRAVDPDQLERFRMAHMSEGFESDNGHSMLHSIAYVAFQELATRISHRNTGHQSGDPVCDRMLARIATDENLHMVFYRNLLKAAFELAPDPTMEAVRDVVVNFRMPGHSIPGFERAAAQMAIGEVYNLRIHHDDVLQPVLRFLKVMEIDGLGPAGLRAQEELGMFLGGLNAEASKFDEKLAARKARMAARAAG; encoded by the coding sequence GTGACGATCACTTCCCCTCACCTCGGCAGCCCGTCCGTCTGGACCGACGCGCGGCTCCTGTACGCACTGGAGGAAGTGGTCGAGAACGAATTGAACCGGCATCTGAAGGTCGCCAAGGACTGGATGCCGCACGAGTACGTGCCGTGGAGCGACGCCCGTAACTTCCCGGGTCTGTTCGAGGACGGGGAGGCCTGGGAGAAGGGCCAGTCGAAGGTCACGGAGGTCGGCCGGATCGCCCTCGTGGTCAACCTGCTCACCGAGGACAACCTGCCGAGCTACCACCACGAGATCGCCACGCTGTTCGGCCGCGACGGCGCCTGGGGCACCTGGGTGCACCGCTGGACGGCCGAGGAGGGCCGGCACGGCATCGTGATGCGCGACTATCTGCTGGCGTCGCGCGCGGTGGACCCGGACCAGCTGGAGCGCTTCCGCATGGCGCACATGAGCGAGGGCTTCGAGTCCGACAACGGGCACTCGATGCTGCACTCGATCGCCTACGTCGCGTTCCAGGAGCTGGCCACGCGGATCTCGCACCGCAACACCGGGCACCAGTCCGGCGACCCGGTCTGCGACCGCATGCTGGCCCGCATCGCGACCGACGAGAACCTGCACATGGTGTTCTACCGCAACCTGCTCAAGGCCGCCTTCGAGCTCGCCCCCGACCCGACCATGGAGGCGGTCCGGGACGTCGTGGTGAACTTCCGCATGCCCGGCCACAGCATTCCCGGCTTCGAGCGGGCCGCCGCGCAGATGGCGATCGGCGAGGTCTACAACCTGCGCATCCACCACGACGACGTGCTGCAGCCGGTGCTGCGCTTCCTGAAGGTCATGGAGATCGACGGCCTCGGCCCCGCGGGACTGCGGGCGCAGGAGGAACTCGGCATGTTCCTGGGCGGGCTGAACGCGGAGGCTTCGAAGTTCGACGAGAAGCTGGCCGCGCGCAAGGCCCGGATGGCGGCGCGCGCCGCGGGCTGA
- a CDS encoding zinc-dependent alcohol dehydrogenase yields MKAVTWQGKRDVRVEDVPDPRIEEPTDAVIRVTSSGLCGSDLHLYEVLTPFMTPGDILGHEPMGIVEEVGPEVPDLRPGDRVVVPFQIACGHCFMCDTGLPTQCETTQVTGEGMGAALFGYTRLYGAVPGGQAEYLRVPQAQFGPIKVPEGPPDDRFVYLSDVLPTAWQAVEYAAVPPGGTLAVLGLGPIGDMACRIARARGAERVFGVDLVPERLARAQRRGVETYDLRAFDDEKALVHAIRDVTGGRGPDAVIDAVGTEAHGSAAAKLAQTATSMMPRKLSGPLAERFSVDRLGALYMAIDLVRRGGTISLSGVYGGMADPMPMLTLFDKQIQLRMGQANVRRWTSRIIPYLTDEDPLGVDDFATHRVPLAEAPHAYEMFQRKQDGAVKVLMRP; encoded by the coding sequence ATGAAGGCAGTCACCTGGCAGGGAAAGCGGGACGTCCGGGTCGAGGACGTGCCAGACCCGCGGATCGAGGAACCCACGGACGCCGTCATCCGCGTGACGTCCAGCGGACTGTGCGGGTCCGATCTGCATCTGTACGAGGTGCTCACCCCGTTCATGACCCCGGGTGACATCCTCGGCCACGAACCCATGGGCATCGTGGAGGAGGTCGGCCCCGAGGTGCCCGACCTGCGGCCCGGCGACCGGGTCGTGGTGCCGTTCCAGATCGCCTGCGGGCACTGTTTCATGTGCGACACGGGCCTGCCCACCCAGTGCGAGACGACCCAGGTCACCGGCGAGGGCATGGGCGCGGCCCTGTTCGGCTACACCCGTCTGTACGGCGCCGTGCCCGGCGGCCAGGCCGAGTACCTGCGGGTGCCGCAGGCGCAGTTCGGCCCGATCAAGGTCCCCGAGGGCCCGCCGGACGACCGGTTCGTCTACCTCTCCGACGTGCTGCCCACCGCGTGGCAGGCCGTCGAGTACGCGGCCGTCCCGCCCGGCGGGACCCTCGCGGTCCTCGGGCTCGGCCCGATCGGCGACATGGCCTGCCGGATCGCCAGGGCACGCGGCGCCGAACGGGTCTTCGGGGTCGACCTGGTGCCCGAGCGGCTGGCCCGCGCGCAGCGGCGCGGGGTCGAGACGTACGACCTCAGGGCCTTCGACGACGAGAAGGCGCTGGTCCATGCCATCCGGGACGTGACCGGCGGCCGGGGCCCGGACGCCGTGATCGACGCCGTCGGCACCGAGGCGCACGGCAGTGCCGCCGCCAAGCTCGCCCAGACGGCGACCTCGATGATGCCCCGCAAGCTCAGTGGCCCGCTCGCCGAACGCTTCAGCGTCGACCGGCTCGGCGCGCTGTACATGGCGATCGACCTGGTCCGGCGCGGCGGCACGATCTCGCTGAGCGGGGTCTACGGCGGCATGGCCGACCCGATGCCGATGCTCACCCTCTTCGACAAGCAGATCCAGCTCCGCATGGGCCAGGCCAACGTCCGCCGCTGGACGAGCCGGATCATCCCGTACCTGACGGACGAGGACCCGCTCGGCGTCGACGACTTCGCCACGCACCGGGTGCCGCTGGCGGAGGCGCCGCACGCGTACGAGATGTTCCAGCGCAAGCAGGACGGCGCCGTCAAGGTCCTCATGCGGCCGTAG
- a CDS encoding endonuclease V has protein sequence MTIVGIPAGWPATEEAARAVQDELRGRVVLDEPGPPPGTGRVTGVDVAYDDERDLVAAAAVALDAATLDVVAEATAVGRVSFPYVPGLLAFREIPTVLAALERLPVPPGLVVCDGYGLAHPRRFGLASHLGVLTGLPVIGVAKNPFAFAYDEPGPERGRSAPLLAGTQEVGRALRTRDGVKPVFVSVGHRVSLAGALAHALALTPRFRLPETTRRADALCRRALREAARGVAGGSGQDGTTRPAPAS, from the coding sequence GTGACGATCGTCGGCATACCCGCGGGCTGGCCCGCGACGGAGGAGGCGGCCCGCGCCGTCCAGGACGAACTGCGCGGCCGCGTGGTGCTCGACGAGCCCGGACCGCCGCCCGGGACGGGCCGCGTCACCGGGGTCGACGTCGCCTACGACGACGAACGGGACCTGGTCGCGGCGGCGGCCGTGGCGCTGGACGCCGCCACCCTGGACGTCGTCGCGGAGGCGACGGCCGTCGGCCGGGTCTCCTTCCCGTACGTGCCCGGACTCCTCGCCTTCCGGGAGATCCCGACCGTGCTGGCCGCCCTGGAGCGGCTGCCCGTCCCGCCCGGCCTGGTCGTGTGCGACGGCTACGGCCTCGCCCATCCGCGCCGCTTCGGCCTCGCCAGCCATCTCGGCGTACTCACCGGCCTGCCGGTCATCGGCGTCGCCAAGAACCCGTTCGCCTTCGCCTACGACGAACCAGGCCCGGAACGGGGCCGTTCGGCGCCGCTGCTCGCCGGGACGCAGGAGGTGGGGCGCGCCCTGCGCACCCGGGACGGCGTCAAGCCGGTCTTCGTCTCCGTCGGCCACCGGGTGAGTCTGGCCGGTGCCCTGGCGCACGCCCTCGCGCTGACCCCCAGGTTCCGCCTCCCGGAGACCACTCGCCGCGCCGACGCCCTGTGCCGGCGGGCCCTGCGCGAGGCGGCACGGGGCGTGGCCGGCGGCAGCGGCCAGGACGGCACGACGCGCCCGGCGCCGGCCTCCTGA
- the ligD gene encoding non-homologous end-joining DNA ligase — MGDAVELEVGGRTVRLSSPDKVFFPERGFTKLDLARYYASVAPGILRALRERPTTLERYPDGVGGEWFYQKRAPKSMPDWIPTAHITFPSGRSADEMCPTEEAAVVWAAQYGTLTFHPWPVRAADVDHPDELRIDLDPQPGTDYDDAVRAAGELRAVLDEFGGLRGWPKTSGGRGLHVFVPIEPRWTFTQVRRAAIAVGREMERRMPEHVTIKWWKEERGRRIFLDYNQTARDRTIASAYSVRPRPHAPVSAPLRWEEVGVAHPRDFDLATMPARFAELGDVHADMDDHAYSLDALLELARRDEHDHGLGDLPYPPEYPKMPGEPTRVQPSRARRAPPH; from the coding sequence ATGGGCGATGCGGTGGAACTGGAGGTGGGCGGCCGGACCGTACGGCTGTCCAGCCCGGACAAGGTGTTCTTCCCGGAGCGGGGCTTCACCAAGCTGGACCTCGCCCGCTACTACGCCTCGGTCGCCCCCGGCATCCTGCGCGCCCTGCGCGAGCGCCCCACCACCCTGGAGCGCTACCCGGACGGCGTCGGCGGCGAGTGGTTCTACCAGAAGCGGGCCCCCAAGAGCATGCCCGACTGGATCCCGACCGCCCACATCACCTTCCCCAGCGGGCGCAGCGCCGACGAGATGTGCCCCACCGAGGAGGCCGCCGTGGTGTGGGCCGCCCAGTACGGCACCCTCACCTTCCACCCCTGGCCGGTCCGCGCCGCCGACGTCGACCACCCCGACGAACTCCGCATCGACCTCGACCCGCAGCCCGGCACCGACTACGACGACGCGGTCCGCGCCGCCGGCGAACTGCGCGCAGTACTGGACGAGTTCGGCGGGCTGCGCGGCTGGCCGAAGACCTCCGGCGGCCGGGGCCTGCACGTCTTCGTCCCCATCGAGCCCCGCTGGACCTTCACCCAGGTGCGGCGCGCGGCGATCGCGGTCGGCCGCGAGATGGAACGCCGGATGCCCGAGCACGTCACCATCAAGTGGTGGAAGGAGGAACGCGGGCGCCGCATCTTCCTCGACTACAACCAGACGGCACGGGACCGCACCATCGCCTCCGCCTACTCGGTGCGTCCCCGCCCGCACGCCCCCGTCTCGGCGCCCCTGCGCTGGGAGGAGGTGGGCGTCGCCCACCCCCGCGACTTCGACCTCGCCACCATGCCGGCCCGGTTCGCCGAACTCGGCGACGTGCACGCCGACATGGACGACCACGCCTACTCCCTGGACGCGCTGCTGGAACTGGCCCGCCGGGACGAACACGACCACGGCCTGGGCGACCTGCCGTACCCGCCGGAGTACCCGAAGATGCCTGGCGAGCCCACCCGCGTCCAGCCGAGCCGCGCCCGCCGCGCACCACCGCACTGA
- a CDS encoding MarR family winged helix-turn-helix transcriptional regulator, giving the protein MAAVDLATHPGHLARRLQQAHYLLWNTMVSEEITSPQFAVMNALVAESGLDQRTVGERVGLDRSTIAEVISRLDRRGLLHKVRDPRDGRRFLLRLTDEGARVHRKLSVRTARMNQVFLAPLSAEEQSVFFDLIRRVADAAEDLRNPAEPLAAQA; this is encoded by the coding sequence ATGGCCGCGGTGGACCTCGCCACCCATCCCGGACACCTCGCCCGGCGGCTCCAGCAGGCCCACTACCTGCTGTGGAACACGATGGTCTCCGAGGAGATCACCTCGCCGCAGTTCGCGGTCATGAACGCGCTCGTCGCCGAGTCCGGACTCGACCAGCGGACCGTGGGGGAGCGGGTGGGCCTCGACCGTTCCACGATCGCCGAGGTGATCAGCCGCCTCGACCGCCGGGGACTGCTGCACAAGGTGCGCGACCCGCGGGACGGCCGGCGCTTCCTGCTCCGCCTCACCGACGAGGGCGCGCGCGTCCACCGCAAGCTGTCCGTGCGCACCGCCCGGATGAACCAGGTGTTCCTCGCCCCGCTGTCCGCCGAGGAGCAAAGCGTGTTCTTCGACCTGATCCGCCGGGTCGCCGACGCCGCCGAGGACCTGCGCAACCCGGCCGAGCCGCTGGCCGCCCAGGCCTGA
- a CDS encoding plasmid stabilization protein, with protein MPAGSSPKRERQYEHIKKSAQDRGESTGRAEEIAARTVNKERARSGESKIASRTSTQDMSSGKRGGQRSGNRAGSHGPTRDQLYNEARQRGIEGRSHMNKEQLQRALDTKKG; from the coding sequence ATGCCAGCCGGTTCCAGCCCCAAGCGTGAGCGTCAGTACGAGCACATCAAGAAGAGCGCGCAGGACCGTGGCGAGAGCACCGGGCGCGCCGAGGAGATCGCCGCGCGGACGGTGAACAAGGAACGCGCCCGCTCCGGCGAGTCCAAGATCGCCAGCCGCACCTCCACCCAGGACATGTCGTCCGGCAAGCGGGGCGGTCAGCGGTCCGGAAACCGGGCCGGCTCGCACGGTCCGACCCGCGACCAGTTGTACAACGAGGCCAGGCAGCGCGGCATCGAAGGCCGTTCGCACATGAACAAGGAGCAGTTGCAGCGCGCGCTGGACACCAAGAAGGGATGA